TTTCCTGGAATACCTAATTGCCACTCTGAAATCCTATTCGGAGGCATACGGTATTGATTCCTCGGAAGAGCACATCTCTGTCGCAAGACATAATCTGGGGAATGACAAGATTGATTTTGAGGTGATGGACGCAGGTGCTATGACCTTTGACAGCAACAGTTTCGATATTGTGGCCGTCAGCAACGCACTGCATCATATGGAATCTGTCGAACCTGTTCTCCAGGAAATGAAACGGGTCTTAAAACCGGATGGAATCTTCATCATCAATGAGATGTTTCGGGATTTTCAGAACGAGAAACAATCTGTATTTGTGAGAGCTCATAATTGGTGGGCTGCTATAGATAGAATCAAGGGTGTAGTTCACAATCAGACATATCGTAAGGAAGAGCTACTTGGCCTTGCTGACTGGCTCGGATTGCAGGGAATCGAGATGATTGAGAACCAGGACATTCTGATGAGTTCGGGTGATTCTCCAGATGAAGGTTGGTTGATTGATAAAATCGACGACTATATCAGG
This genomic interval from Candidatus Zixiibacteriota bacterium contains the following:
- a CDS encoding class I SAM-dependent methyltransferase, yielding MIETRLSDLDGGKLLDVATGRGDFLEYLIATLKSYSEAYGIDSSEEHISVARHNLGNDKIDFEVMDAGAMTFDSNSFDIVAVSNALHHMESVEPVLQEMKRVLKPDGIFIINEMFRDFQNEKQSVFVRAHNWWAAIDRIKGVVHNQTYRKEELLGLADWLGLQGIEMIENQDILMSSGDSPDEGWLIDKIDDYIRRIASDAQHADLLEQGKQIRRDVTSTGFAKPTELFILGHKAV